TGGAAATGCTGGGCATCACCGGGCAGGTCACCGATCAAGCGCTGCGTCTTCAAAAATTACGGGTTAACTATCAAAGGGACCGTTGGATTCTACTTTTGAACTCGTTGCAGAATTATTTGTGACTTTTTCGTAGGTTTATAGTAGGAGGTGTAGTGATGGTTAAAAGATGCCCTTGGGCAACTACCAGCCCTGAACTATTGGTTTATCACGATACAATTTGGGGGCGGGTACAAAAGGATCCGCAAAAACTATTCAAAGCCCTGTGTCTTGAGACGATGCAGGCAGGATTGTCTTTTTCAACGATTTTAAAATTTGAACCGGGAATGGATGAAGTCTTTCACCACTTTTCCCTGGATTATTTGGCCAAGTGTGACCAGTCAGATGTCGAACGGTTTTGTCAAGATCGTCGAATTATCCGTAATCATGCAAAGGTCAGTGCGATAATTGCCAACGCCAAAGTCATTCAACCGAATCCTAAAATGTTAGTTGAAGCAACCTGGGGACCAGTTAATGGGGTTTCACTGGATCATTTACTAAAAGCAGCGCCAGACCCAAAAATGTATCAAAAATTTACCGAAAAGTTTGTGAAGGCCTTTAAAAATATGGGCCTCCAACGGATTGGCTTAATTACTGTGTACAGCTATTTGCAAGCGGTTGGCGTTGTGAATGATCATCTGATCACTTGTGATTTTCATGAGGAATTTCCCACCAAAAATGAGGAAAAATCTTCTTGATTGTCGATTATAAATATAATATGATACTCAGGTTGTATGTTAAGCATGTTAACTATAGGGAGTCGTTGTATGACAATGGTGATTACTGGGGCCTTGATCAAAAAGGCAAGAAAAGATAAGGGGATGTCCCAAGTTCAGCTCGCTGAAGGGATTTGTACCCAAGCAACCATCAGTTCCATCGAAAATCAAAATACGTGCAGCAGTGTTGACATTCTGGTCAACCTCTGCCAAAAACTGGATTTAAAAATTACCGATGTTGCCAAGAATACGCGATATGGTGATAAAGTCTTCTCTTACATTGAAGACGATATGCGGAATCATTTGTATGCCGACGCTAATAGACAAATTGGTCGGATTGACTGCAAAAAGTTGAATACCCGATATATGTTGGGCAAGTATCATTGCTATCGGGGATTCATTGAATTGTATATCAATGATGATATTGATGAGGCCATTTTCAACTTCAATCTTCAATTGACGCAGTATTCCGCTGATGAATTTACCTTTTACCAAGCCTGGTCCAATTTGGGCATTGGTCTGGCTTATCAAAAGCTGGGGAAATTGGATCGCGCCGAAGGGTTCATTGATTCCAGTGCCAAAATTTTGGCTAAAGTCAAAAAGGCCGGCAAGCACGATATGATCGTGATTGTTGACCTCTATGTGGACATTATTGCCGCGTACGCCGAGTTGGGTAAATATGATCGGGCGCTGCCGCTCATTCATGAAATTTTACACGAATTGACGGAGCAGGATTTGATTTATAAGGTGGACGTGCTGGCGGAGTTGGAATCAAAATGCCTGTATGCCAAAGGATAGGTCGTCCAGGCCACTATGAAGCAGTTTGCAGCGATGTTTATTGCGGAACTTCGCGGGAACACGGAATTGGCTGAGAAAATTCTTAAGCGCAACCAGTCCCATATTGTCGAGATGGTCAAAAACGAGCTTGCAAAAAGTGAGGGGCATCCGACCTTTGTTAAGTGATGGCTAGGATGTTAGCTGCAAAAAGGCAGTTAAAACAAAAGGATTTGGGTTCTTCGTCAACTGTTGTTGGTGAACAAAATATTGGAGTTCTAATCACTTGGTGATTAGAGCTCTTTTTGTATGAACTCGAAAAGCGAACAGCACTCTTAGCCGGAATCTGAAGAAGTTTCGGTAACCAAATCCAGTGCGTTTAATGACTTTAATCTTGTTGTTTGAACCTTCTAAGGGCCCGTTGGTGTAATGGTGAGTAAAGGTATTGCCAATTTCATCATGATGAGTCGCTAGGGTCTGGAGGGTTGCCAACATCTCTTCCGAGCAGCCCTCTAAGTGATGGAATACTTGATTATAGTTGGGCCAATCACGGTTTTTGATGGTTTCACGTAACCGATTCATCACGTTGTAAGTTTGCTTGAGCTCGGGATCAATGTCCAATAAAGCATCAACCACATCAGTGGCAGTCGCTGGATAAGGGAAGTTTGTCCACTTACGGAAAGCTTCGTAGTTGAGGTGATTTTCCGGCGTTAATAATAGTTTCCAATAGCGTTTTAGGGCGTGATACTCGCGTGAGGAAGTCGCCAGGGTTTTCATGAGGCGCACCCGCGTCTTATTAAAAGCTCGATTTAAAGCGTTAACCAAGTGGAACGGATCGATGACAACGATGGCGTTCGGAAAGATCTGCCCCACCAATTTGGGATAGGTATAGTTCATATCGGTGACGATAATTTTCACATTTTCTCGCGCAGCCTGGTCGTAATGCTGGAAATACTTTTGAAGCTGATAGATGGTCCTAAAGGGTAACAGGTCGATCAATTCGTGGGTTTCCGCATCCATAAATTCAAAGCTCATCGCGTCGGTGGCGCTCTTAGTGCTTTTAACTTCGTCCATGAGGAGAACTTTTGGTAAATAGTGCCAGTTGGTTTGAAAGTCCCGTTCAGCGCGCAAGAGCTGCCGACCAACGAATGAATCCGAAGTGGATAACTCATCGGCAATGTGTTTGAGCGAAACCGGTTCGGTCAGTTTTTCTAAGCATTGTTTGCGGGTCGTATTTGAAATCGTGCAGTGTTTCGGCACCGCATTCGTCTGCGCCAGGAAATTGGTATGACAAGCCTTACAGTGAAAGTTTCGCCGATTGAGACACAGGATAACGGTGCTGCCCAATGTTTTTGCGAATCTAATGGTGGTCTTCCGCCAACCATAGCCAATAATTTGGTGATCATTGATAATCCCACAATTGCGGCATGCCTTGGGGGTGTAGTTTAGGGACCCCACCAATCGAATCACTCCATCATCACCCACTTGTCCTTCCTCAATTATTAAGTGTTCATCATCTATTCCTAACAACATTTTCGTAGTATCATTTGACATAGGGCATTTCCTTTCTTGACTTAATTCTGTGGTGGGAGCAAGTTAACGGACGGGAGATGTCCGCTTTTTTATTCTAATGATAAACAAAAAATCTGTCATCAGTAATAGATAAAAATCTATTACCAACAACAGATATTGTAGAACCAGGATTTGACTTTTGTTTTAACTGCCTTTTTAGCTTGCTTTAATCAATTTGATGATCGAAATTGGAAAAATTAAACGTGCTTGCTTGGATTAACTGCCGGCTTATTGTCCAAATCAGTTCTAACGACCAGGACATCGCAAACCGCAGTTCTGGTAACATATTCGGTAACCGAACCAATTAAGAGTCGTTCGACGGCATTCAAACCAGTTGCACCAA
Above is a genomic segment from Lentilactobacillus buchneri containing:
- a CDS encoding DNA-3-methyladenine glycosylase I, with translation MVKRCPWATTSPELLVYHDTIWGRVQKDPQKLFKALCLETMQAGLSFSTILKFEPGMDEVFHHFSLDYLAKCDQSDVERFCQDRRIIRNHAKVSAIIANAKVIQPNPKMLVEATWGPVNGVSLDHLLKAAPDPKMYQKFTEKFVKAFKNMGLQRIGLITVYSYLQAVGVVNDHLITCDFHEEFPTKNEEKSS
- a CDS encoding helix-turn-helix transcriptional regulator, whose translation is MTMVITGALIKKARKDKGMSQVQLAEGICTQATISSIENQNTCSSVDILVNLCQKLDLKITDVAKNTRYGDKVFSYIEDDMRNHLYADANRQIGRIDCKKLNTRYMLGKYHCYRGFIELYINDDIDEAIFNFNLQLTQYSADEFTFYQAWSNLGIGLAYQKLGKLDRAEGFIDSSAKILAKVKKAGKHDMIVIVDLYVDIIAAYAELGKYDRALPLIHEILHELTEQDLIYKVDVLAELESKCLYAKG
- a CDS encoding ISL3 family transposase — translated: MSNDTTKMLLGIDDEHLIIEEGQVGDDGVIRLVGSLNYTPKACRNCGIINDHQIIGYGWRKTTIRFAKTLGSTVILCLNRRNFHCKACHTNFLAQTNAVPKHCTISNTTRKQCLEKLTEPVSLKHIADELSTSDSFVGRQLLRAERDFQTNWHYLPKVLLMDEVKSTKSATDAMSFEFMDAETHELIDLLPFRTIYQLQKYFQHYDQAARENVKIIVTDMNYTYPKLVGQIFPNAIVVIDPFHLVNALNRAFNKTRVRLMKTLATSSREYHALKRYWKLLLTPENHLNYEAFRKWTNFPYPATATDVVDALLDIDPELKQTYNVMNRLRETIKNRDWPNYNQVFHHLEGCSEEMLATLQTLATHHDEIGNTFTHHYTNGPLEGSNNKIKVIKRTGFGYRNFFRFRLRVLFAFRVHTKRALITK